In Pseudomonas sp. PDNC002, the DNA window CAGCCGGTAAACCTGCGCGAAACTGAGTTCTCCAGCATCAATGCCGACGGCACAGCGACGCTGGGCAACTTCGGCGGCGGCGGGCCGCGCCAGGAGTCGCAGTACAGCCTGGGGCAGATCATCAAGGCCTGGTCGCCCTTCCTGATCCTGACGGTGCTGGTGACGATCTGGACGATGAAGCCGTTCAAGGCGCTGTTCCTGCCCGGCGGCGCGTTGGAAAGCTGGGTGGCGGTGATCGCCGTGCCCTACCTCGACCAGCTGGTGCTCAAGGCCGCCCCCATCGTCGCCAACCCGACGCCCATGCCGGCGGTCTACAAGTTCGATCTGGTGTCGGCCAGCGGCACCGCGATCTTCATTTCGGCGCTGATTTCGATGGCCATCCTGCGCATCGACTTCAAGAGCGGCGCGGCGACCTTCCGCGATACGCTGCTGGAGCTGAAATGGCCGGTGCTGACCATCGGCATGGTGCTGGCCTTCGCTTTCGTCACCAACTACTCGGGCATGTCCACGACCCTGGCGCTGGTGCTGGCCGGAACCGGCGCGGCCTTCCCGTTCTTCTCGCCCTTCCTCGGCTGGCTGGGGGTGTTCCTCACCGGATCGGACACGTCATCCAATGCCCTGTTCGGCTCGCTGCAGGCAACTACAGCGCACCAGCTCGGCGTGAGCGACACGCTGCTGGTGGCAGCCAACACCACCGGCGGGGTCACCGGCAAGATGATCTCGCCGCAGTCGATCGCTGTGGCCTGCGCGGCTACCGGGATGGTTGGCCGGGAGTCGGACCTGTTCCGTTTCACGGTCAAGCACAGCCTGATCTTCGCGGCGTTCATCGGCTTGATCACGCTGGCGCAGGCATATGTGTTCACGGGGATGCTGGTGCACTGACGCGGGATTGTCAGCACCGACATCACAGGTACTTGTAGGAGCGAGGGGGACGCCATCGTTATTGCTCGCGAACCGATTTCGCAGCGGGCGCTGGTTCGCGAGCAAGCTCGCTCCTACGAAGGCCAAGAGCCCCTCACCCTAACCCTCTCCCGCAAGCGGGAGAGGGGACTGTTCGGTGCGGGATGAAACCATGCTGTCAGCCGGCACAATCAGCCCCTCTCCCGCTAGCGGGAGAGGGGGCTGTTCGGTGCAGGGTGAAACCATGCTGTCAGCCGGCACAATCGGCCCCCTCTCCCCCTGGGAGAGGGCTGGGGTGAGGGAAAGGCCCGAGCGTCGATATTCCCAACGGCCCGGACCGTGCTCAGTAATCCACCTTCCCCCGCCCCGCCTTGATCGTCCCACGCTTGCTCTTGCCCTCCAGCCGGCGCGTCTTCGAGCCCAGCGTCGGCTTGGTCGGGCGGCGCTTCTTCTCCACTTTCGTGGCGCTGCGGATCAGCTCCGCCAGGCGGTTGAGCGCGTCCTCGCGATTCTGCTCCTGGGTCCGGAACTGCTGCGCCTTGATCACCACCACGCCGTCGCTGGTGATGCGCTGGTCGCTGAGCGCGAGCAGGCGTTCCTTGTAGAACTCCGGCAGGGATGAGGCGCGCACGTCGAAGCGCAGGTGCACCGCGCTGGACACCTTGTTGACATTCTGCCCGCCGGCACCCTGGGCGCGGATGGCGGTCAGCTCGATCTCCGCGTCGGGGATCTGCACGGTGTTGGAAATCTGCAGCATGGGGATGATTCGGGAATGAACAGTACGTCAGGATACCGCGCAGCGCCGCTGGTGTCCCGAAGCCATCTAGCCCGCCGTAGAGCACCCGTTCCTGACTTTCGCGTCAATTTTTGTATACGAACTTGTGTACAAGTTTTTCTTGCAATGTCATCAATTCACCATTAGAACCCAGCCTGTCACCGACCGCAGTTCCTCCTGCGGGACGCCGGCCCCCAAGCCACAAAAACAAGAAAAAGACAGAGGTGCAGCATGGTTTCATCCGCGACGACGGCCATTGGCGCCGCCCGCCCCCAACCGCGTTCCAGCCGCCGCCTGAGCAACGGCCGCCGGTTCGCCCTCGGTACCGCACTGGTCCTCGCCCCGCTGGGCCTGGCGCAGGCCGAAGACGATCGCTTCTTCGAGTGGACCAGCAACACGCTGGGCTTCCGCTACGGCAAGGGCTTCACTAACCCGAACAACCCGCACGACATCAGCAAGCGCATCTTCAGCTTCAGCCACGCCGACGGTTACCGCTACGGCAGCAACTTCTTCCACCTCGATGTGCTGCAGTCCGACAGCGATGACCCGCGCAAGGGCACCGACCACGGCAGCAGCGAGGTCTATGGGGTATTCCGCAGCCAGCTGTTCGCCTCGCGAGTGTTCGACCTGCCGCAGGGCAAGGGCCTGGTGAAGGACCACGCCTTCACCTTCGGCTTCGACGCCAGCCGCAACAACAA includes these proteins:
- a CDS encoding lactate permease LctP family transporter, translating into MQTWQQLYTPLGSLGLSALAALVPIIFFFLALAVFRLKGHVAGAITLVLSLLVAVFVYHMPVDKALASAVYGFFYGLWPIAWIIVAAVFLYKLTVKSGQFEIIRSSVLSITTDQRLQVVLIGFSFGAFLEGAAGFGAPVAITAALLVGLGFNPLYAAGLCLIANTAPVAFGALGIPIIVAGQVSGVDAFKIGAMAGRQLPILSVIVPFWLVAMMDGWRGIRETWPALLVAGGTFAISQFLTSNFIGPELPDITSALLSMVCLTLFLRVWQPVNLRETEFSSINADGTATLGNFGGGGPRQESQYSLGQIIKAWSPFLILTVLVTIWTMKPFKALFLPGGALESWVAVIAVPYLDQLVLKAAPIVANPTPMPAVYKFDLVSASGTAIFISALISMAILRIDFKSGAATFRDTLLELKWPVLTIGMVLAFAFVTNYSGMSTTLALVLAGTGAAFPFFSPFLGWLGVFLTGSDTSSNALFGSLQATTAHQLGVSDTLLVAANTTGGVTGKMISPQSIAVACAATGMVGRESDLFRFTVKHSLIFAAFIGLITLAQAYVFTGMLVH
- the arfB gene encoding alternative ribosome rescue aminoacyl-tRNA hydrolase ArfB, giving the protein MLQISNTVQIPDAEIELTAIRAQGAGGQNVNKVSSAVHLRFDVRASSLPEFYKERLLALSDQRITSDGVVVIKAQQFRTQEQNREDALNRLAELIRSATKVEKKRRPTKPTLGSKTRRLEGKSKRGTIKAGRGKVDY
- a CDS encoding nucleoside-binding protein: MVSSATTAIGAARPQPRSSRRLSNGRRFALGTALVLAPLGLAQAEDDRFFEWTSNTLGFRYGKGFTNPNNPHDISKRIFSFSHADGYRYGSNFFHLDVLQSDSDDPRKGTDHGSSEVYGVFRSQLFASRVFDLPQGKGLVKDHAFTFGFDASRNNNLGSAKKRALVFGPTIKFNGPGVLDLSLFYYREKNHSGIPNAKHPDHTFDTTYMLNLTWLRPFQLGDHGAKFQGFLNYTGEKGEDYNDNDTAPETLIRTSLMFATLPGTKRQPNLWLGVGYEYWHNKFGVDGGRGTRTSTPTVNLEFTF